The window CATATCTTCCAAAAACTCCATTCGCTCTCTACCTGCTGTTTCTACCTTCCAACTGGAACGAGATGAAGTCTCTCAGCTTGTCTTGGGTTACCATGGCCCTGGTTTTAAGTACCTACATGATATCTTCCATCAGCGCTGCTCCAGCTAGCTCTCCACCCGCCGAtgccgctgcttccatTCCTGCTGTTACGTATCACGTGGCAGGCAATCCTTCAAGGCAATCAAACTttgctctcgctgcttTCATCGAAACCAATATCAATTCCGGTACCGATGGCGGCCTCTATGCTGAGATCATACGTAACCGTGCCTTTCAAGACAACGAAAGTAACTCCCGCAACAAGAACAATACGCTTGGTCAAGGTACCCTTCTCCACTGGTATGGCACCAGCAAGTCCACCAAGCTTTCGCTATCGTTGGACAATTCTCTATCTTCTGCTCTGCCCCAATCAGCGATTGTCAGTGGCGACAAGAGCCATTCCTGCGGGATTGAAAACGCTGGTTTTGAGGGGATCAGCGTGACCACAGAGCCGCACATGCTCAGCTTCTATGCACGATCACCAACAGGTCAGACCGTAACAGTGCCAGTCGAAGTTGGCCTCTATTCAAATGACTACTCCATAACGTTTGTCAGGCAGATtatgctgctcgagctgacTAGCGAGTGGCAGCAGTTCCAGCGTACGTTGACGCCCACACAGGCATCCAGCAACAACGACAATGTCTTTGCCATCAAGACTTCCGGCGCCTGCCAGGATGGCTTCCAGATCAACCTCGTGTCGCTCATGCCCCCCACCTGGGAGGGCACCGTAGCACGACAAGATCTTGCCCAGGCGCTTGCCGATATCAAACCGGTGTTTGTGCGTTTGCCAGGCGGAAATGACCTCGAAGGCAACAACATACCGTCCTGGTTCAATTGGACCAACGCCATTGGCGATAATAAGAATCGCCCGGGCAGAACCCCCACTTGGACCACAAGCTGGAACACAGAAGGCCTGGGCCTCATGGAGCTCATGGATCTAACTGAAAAATGGGGTGCTGAAGCTATTCTTGGCGTTTACGCGGGTTATAGTCTCGATTCCCAGGCCGTGCCAAAGGGGGAGCTTGGTCCCTACATCCAATCGGCGCTCAATCAGCTGCACTTCCTTCTTGACGCTTCCGGTTCTTGGGCAGACTTGCGAAAAGCCCAAGGTCGCGAACAGCCTTACAAATTCAGACACGTTGAAATCGGCAACGAGGACTGGCTCGGTGCTGCTATCGACACCTACGGCGCGTACCGCTGGGCTGCCTTTCGTGATGCCATTTCCAAGGAGTTTCCTCAATTGAATCTTATCGCGTCGACACTCAAGAAAGGTGTGGAGGGTGCAAAGGCGGTCGACGACCACATGTACGCTACACCTGCCCAGATGCTTGACTTTGCCGAAGGCATGGATGCTACTTCGCGAGAGACACCGATTTGGGAGCTTGAATTTGCTGTTATCAACTCGGGGCTTACAAATGACACTGACATCTACAGCGGTCCAGGCCGTCTTAAGCACCCAACTCTTATTGGTGCTCTCGCCGAGGCTGCATTCCTTGCTGCCGCTGAGCGAAATGGAGACATCTACTACGGTGCCGCTTACGCTCCTATCTTCCAGAACGAGGGCCAGAATCTGACCCAATGGACACCCGATCTGCTGAGCTTCAACCCGGGCCAAATGATCAGGTCGACTTCGTACTGGATTCAGTACGGTTGGGGAAACAACCCAATCAAGCATATCCACGATGCCACCTTGTCCACGCCGACCAAGGCTTCTCAAATTTACCACTCCTTCGGTTCCAACGGCCAAGGCGACCTGGTGGCGAAGCTGATCAATATAAACGGAAGCCCGCGAAACGTCCAAGTGCAAGTGGGCAATGGAAAGAAGGTCTCGTCCTTCGGCGCCAGGAGCTGGCAAGTCAAAGGAAACGATCCCCAGCAAGCAAACACAATCGACGACTCAGAAGCGGTGACTCCGCAAACATATACATCCTCTCTGCCAGAGGGATCCACCGTTGGTATGGACGGGTCTTTCACCATGACCCTGCCCGCTTACTCTGCCACGGTAGTGACCGTCGCTCTTTCATAGTTGGATTCTGCCTTTCTCGGTCTTCTTTTGTACATCTTAAGTCCTCGATGTTGGACCAAAGCAGCACACCATCAGGCCCATTTTCAATGTCCGTCATGATTCCTGTCGCTGACCGAAAACTCATCGTTTGAGTCTCGTGAGTGCACACACGACTGGTGtacaaatcgtgaatggatcAGAACTTGAAATTGAAATGAGGAAAACTCGCGCGCCAGCTAAGCGAGAATTGGCGAAACTTCGGAGTCGccagtgacgagtgtgtgAGCCTCGTTATCAGATGCGTTCTTTCGCAaaagagcagagcagccCACACCTGTACCTCACTAAATATAAGTGCAGCGACGGGAAGAAGAGATTGCATTAGCGTGCATGATTCTGCTAGCGACCTGCAAACCCAATGTCAACCATTTTTTGCATGTCCATACTGTAAGAATGGGATGGGCGCAAGGGGCGCCCACACCAACGGAAACGTCCGAAAGCAAGGTGGCTGTGTTTGGAATAACTTACTGTACATGTCGGTCAAGCAGAATTGAGCAACGAGAATAATCAGACAAAATAGCGAGCGAACAGCTTATCTGATTCACTGATTGGATCGAAAATCTGATAGAAGCTCGTTCACGAATTGTCGAATTTATATTCAAGAATACTGTAGCTGCTTTACTTTCAACTGGAAGTCGGACCGAACTTGTACTGTAATTTTGTGTAATCGAGGCACTAATCGACAACGCCATGAATAATTTATACTCCGCTGTCGTCATGCAGTCTACTCAAAACCACGCTACAGAGACAATCACCTCAATAAGCTAGTCGGTGATTCCTCTGTCGGAATCGATCACTCCGAATCTTGCCGTCAAAGCTCTATTCTCATTGGCCTATAACAGGTAGGATTCGAAGCGCAGAGtgacacacacacgcaccCCTTTTAAATTGTTTTCCGAACAGATGAGCCGAGGAGACGCTCGCTTCTTTAAATAAATAAAAACCCCCTGTAACTTGTTCTGCGTTGACATTGTTGCAACGTGGGCGTTGTCACATGTCACTCGCTTTCACAGCTTGGTCAAGCTGATGATCCAGCATGCTTGCTCCGGACGTCTCGTTCTGAAAGTAGCAGCCTGGCATCTTTGCGGTACATTGGTCTTCGAACGAGAAATGTACCGACTGGCCCCCCAAATGTGGAAAACCCTGTGAAACCGTCTCTGACGGCAGTACTACAGCAAGTGAAGGACCACTTTCGACACGTTGACAAGCAGGCGATGACCACAGACAGATCTGCATGAATTCAACGAGTTTTGCACCGCCGCTTCAAACACAAATCGCGGCTCCGCCGTCTTCCTGCCCGTCGGCCCTTCTCGCTCCGTTGTTTGACGCTCACgcgaagagctcgaagaaAGAGCACGCAATGCTCCCATTGGCTGCACAGACCAATCACATGTCGCCTTAAGGGTTTCGCGGTGCTCGGAACTCGAAATGCTATGTATTGATACAAACTCATTCACTTTCAGGCTCAGATCAGATAAGCCACCTCCTTCTGAAGGTCAATGCCCTATCTCGCGTGGCACGCTAAAGCTGATCGGCATTTCATGTCGCAAATACAGTAGCTACTGGTTGTGAGATGCTGAAGTTGCTGGCAATTATCGCAACAAACAAAAATTTGCGCGATCGCAGCCTCGACTGGGTCTGACTATCAGTGCCTATCGCCATTCGAGATCACGGGCAGTACAGATGTACTCGTCGGAACCCTCTTCGACTGAGTCTCAGCTCCTATGAGCATCCGTCGTTTCCGTTTTCGAAAAGCATAAGTAGTGGCCGATGATCCGGTCCTGTCTCTGCGCCTCTGCATTGGTTCCAACAAGCTTCCCTGTTCCTTACCATCCTTCTCGCTGACCAGAACCCACAAAGGCACATTCCTTCAGCGCTTGTTCATACGAAAGCTGTTCCAGCCCTGCAGTCATCCCTCTGACTACAGGCAAGATGATTCAAAAACCTTGGACGCTAGATGCCAGAACCTATGATCGCATCAACAAGCTTCCACCCGCTCAGCGGCCATATGGTCTTTTGTCGTATCAACACTTTGCCTATAACTCTTTCAAGGTGCCCTGCTTCACCGCGTGAGTATTGTTCTGGCTCGTGTCTCCTCAGCCTCCGTATTTCTGACTCCATTCCTGTGCTGACAAGTCGTACATCCGATTCAACTGTCCATCTATAAACGTTTAGGTTTGTGATCTATGGTCTTTTTCTCCTATTGATTATGGCCGCTGGTGCCAACAGCTTGATGGCATGGGGAGTGCCATCCCTTCACCTGAAGATCAAGCAAAGGCTGCGACTTGTACGCGCCTATGTGTTTGAACATCCGCTCGTCAAACGTAAACACGCTTCGGTCGTGGCTTTTCCCTTCCTGAAATGGCTTACACTCCAACTTCCTTTACGAGGCGAGGCCTTGATCGTTTTACTGCTTTCGCTCATCAATTTTCTGCCACTCGTTGCCTTCTACGACCTGTATCTGGGCAACAATCAGATCTACAAAGGGCCTACAAGCAAGCGTGATCAAATTTGCCGTCACTTAGCCGATCGAACTGCAGTGCTTGGCACTTCACAACTTCCCTTGCTCATTCTCATGGCAAGCAAAAGGACGCCGTTGGCAATCATGTCTGGACTCAGCATGAACAGTTTGATGCTTTACCACCGATGGATTGCCAGGTGGTTCTGGCTGCACATCCTTATCCACGCGTGCGCATACACCGCGATCTACGTTCGAAGACATCGCTTGTCAGAGGTGTTAGAGGAGACTTACATCATTTGGGGTATCGTAGGTCTTAGCATGATGTCTGGTCTCATCTTCTTGTCTCTCCGTGCTCTGCGTCAGCGCTCATACGAAGTAAGTGAACATTCGAGCCCAGGCGGCTAGTCTGTAACCGAAATGCTGACCATTTTCGATTTGCTACCCCAAACCCAAACCATGTTTAGATCTTTGTGATGCTGCACATAGCTATGGCTTTCTTTGCTGTGCTCGGAACTTACCTTCATATCGCTTTGATTGAGTCTCCAAAGGTGAGCACCACTCGTCCGTAGCTACCGATTGCCAACGCTCGACGCACCTCGTCATGCTCATCAAACGTCCCCGCCTCTCCCTCTCcctccctctctctctttttcTTGATTCTTTTCTTTAGTTCCAAATTTTCAAAGTCCTGACCGAGATTTCAGCCGCAATGTGGGCTTTCGACCGCGTTGTCCGCTTCGCTGTTCGAATCTGGCTATCCTTTTCTTCGCCTCGTCTGGCCGCTTCTAGCACTTCGCCCGGAACTAGCTTGATCAAATGTGCCACAGCGCAGGTTCGCACGTACGGCTCAGGGTCGGAGTACTCGCGACTTCGAATCTTTGTTCCATCGAGCAAACTTCGACTTGAAAATCAGCAAAGCGGGTTAGGAGGTATCGTTGGTATCGCTGGAGGCGATGACATTCGAATCACAATTCCACGCTTGCAGTGGGTTGGCGAGCATCCTTTCACTGTTTTCGGCGTCGGTACTCTTCCAGAGAATCCAGCTCAAGGCTACATCGATCTCCTCATCAAGACTGAAGCCGGACTCACACGCAGACTCGTTCGTCATGTTGGCAAATCGaacgacgtcgagcttgctgatgAGCAGAAGAAGGACTCGAGTGTTGCTGTGATGGTCGAGGGACCGTTCGGGGTCGTTCCAAACATTCAAGAAGCCACTGAATTGGTTCTGGTGGCAGGAGGTATTGCTATCACGTTCTGCTGGCCGCTctttgttgctgctgcaaaggCGCGTGACAATTCCAAGCTCAACTCCTGCAAGCTGATCTGGATTGTTCGAAATCAAAGTGAGTAAGAATTTCATCAGCGGAAGAAGAATTTACAGTGAACTGACCCAACCCTAACTCTTCTTTCGATGAACCCTATAAATTCTTTTTTAAACCTATCCAAACAGGCACGCTGATGATTCTTCAAGAGGCTTTCGACAAGTTGATCAATGAGCTACAGGTCGATGATGGCCTAAAAGGCTGTCAACTTTCAGTCGACATCTACGTGACCTCAAACGAGCAGAGGGCACAGATTGAACCAATCTCGGGTACCACATCGTCAGATGCCAAGTCGACGCCTCACTCCTCGCGTTCGTCTTCATCCCTTTCAATCAAGGAGAAGACACCTCACGGCTCAGAATCGCAAATAGGCGAAACTTCGATTCCTTCCGGCGAGTCTATCGGCGAGGTCGCAgagctgccgaggctgtCTACTCAGAGGCAGCTCTGCGATATTAAAGCCCAGGGATATTCCATCTCTGATGGAACAAGCCATGATCCAGTCCAGGTTAGATACTTTGGCGGTCGCCCTGCAGACTTGCCCACTGCTTTGTTTGGACACTTGGAAGAAAAGACGCTGCTAGACAGCAGGGGGCTGACAGTAGGTCTCTGTGGTCCAGCGAGCCTGTGCGACGATGTCAGGTTCGAAACGGTCAGTCTGCTCAAACGAGGCATCCACGTCGATTTGATGGAGGATTGCTTCACTTGGTAAGTACCCTCCTCAGGGGCCAGGCGCTTCTCCACAGGTGCTGATGACGTTTGGAACGATGCGAAAGGAGCGCGAGAATCTCATGTACATATGATGCATAACTTAGTCATGAAAGTTTACCCTGGTGAACCCACTCCTGGTGTGAAAGGTGAGTGTGAAAGACTGCGTGAGCACAGGCTTGCTCCAGATCGATAAGCGGGCGAGCTGTATTACCGCGCTTCGTTTGATCGACGCCATCTGCATCCGTCATGGGCATAGGCCGGCGCTACGAAATGACCGATTTTGCATTCAAAGAAGATGGCGTGCCACAGCGCCGATCTGAAATTTGGCGCCTTGGGCGTACTCGCTTCGGGTCTTCTTGGCCGCTTTCCCGGACATTTTCACTTTGACAGGCAGAGGGCGTGCATTTAATGTTGGAGAGGTCCTATTTCATGCACGTCAAACCCTTACGGCGTTTTCGATAAAACAAACAATACAATAAATTTCGTgatagtcacgagtttcaCAGTAACTTAGTTACTTtattaatcgtgaatcagtTAGTTCAACGTTCTCGACAAAAATTGCCGCTAACCAGTCTCGCTGCTAACCTGAATTCTGTCAAGAGAAGACCAAAGAGGAACGATGCAGCAGAAATCTCTGAAGGCTACTCGCGATTCTCATCTCCCGagactcgctcgctgctctgTAATACGCGCAAAGCTAACATCCACAGGAGAATCCCGACATCCGATAGAAAGTTCATCGTGCAGTCAATAGTAGCACTGTCCTCTCTATGTTTACCAATATCGAGCACGTTCCTGGACTTACTCACGCTACGATTTCCACACGGTCAAGAAAGGGCTGAAACATGCTAGAACGAGGCAAGAATTCGGTAGCCGCCTCTTATCTAGACTGGAAGCGCTCAGCGAacgccatcgtcgacgGCTGGTCCATCTAACTTCATGCCCGCATACAGCTACAAGGCGTCACGATGCAAGCACACCGCAAGCAATTCGAATGCAGCGACTGAGGCTCGGATGCTCGATTTTTCATGTACCTCACTCTGAGCGTTACACAGGCCGCTGCATGCAATTATGACCGCGCCCTGTGGCTGTATATGCGCGGAGGGCCGGCTCACCAGCTGACGTAAAATCACCATGCGAAAGTGATCATGCCCCGCGCAGTTGGGCGGAGTGTTGCAAATTTACGGCCAGTGTTTCTTCTTTGGAGCTTACCTCTCTGTTGTACTTTCCATTTCCCCCCTCTTCCCAGAAATTGCCAGAGAAACATCAATGTACAATCTTGCAAAATCTGTTTGCTGCGTGCAGGTTCAAGAGGAGGCGTGCATTTCGGAGAGGCAATATGTGAGCTGGCGTCGTTATATGCTGTCTCCGCGGCATATTGCCTGGCAGAACGGGGATCTGtgccttttttttttggaTCCGGTGCAGCATGCTCTATTGTGCAGATCATTTGTCTCACCAAAACGGCGCCCAAGCGTCTCGGTCCAATTTGACAGATTTCAAATCTCGCTCCTCGCTATCAGCCCATCTCTGTAGGAACAATGCATTCTTGACAAGGACGGCCCCGGCCCCCGAACAAGCACTCCTGGTATACTGCGATATCACTTCTACTTTGCTTATTGACCTTGCTTGCTTCAAAGTTCCTGCATAACACGTCAGCGGTACCCTTTTGCGGCTCCCAACAACGAACATCATCCGCGTCTAGCAGGAtggcagcaacagcaatTCTAGCAGGTTCCCGAGTTTGGCGGCCGATGCACAGTGTGTTGTGATTTCCGCCATGAGCATCGACTTCGGCATGAGACCGACCGCCCTCGAGGAGCAACGGGATTCCGTTCTTTCTGCACTTGGCCCTTTGGCGGTTCGTCCAGCTGTCAAGATTGCCGACTCGATTATGTGCCTTGACATCTAGCCCTGGTCAAGACCAAATATTAAATAACGACCTTCGAGGTTGCCTCTCCTTAACCCTTGTGACTCTATGCTCTCACCTATGTCGAACAGTTGCTCCTTTCCTACTTATTCTCGACGGCGCCCCTGACTTGCTTCTTTACCTCACCAACATACTCCCCCTTCAACTCTCTTGGACTTTTCCGTCTCTTGGCCGTATACTCCAACTTCCCCCGGTCTCTCTACGGCGTTCGAATCAACGACGAGATATCATTTCACGCTTAGCTCTATTGTCTACCACGACGTTGACATCATTGTGTATTTCAGCAACCGCATATACGGCATAGAGAGAGACTCACCAGCCTGCAATCGTATCCTCGCGACACGTTTAGGCAGCAACCATGATCACGCCTCCGTGGGTCCTAGACTCGTACGCACTCGCACACATCACCAAGCTGCCCGAGAACCAGAAGCAATACGGATGGGCAACTTTCGAACACTACTACTATAATTCGTACAAAGTACCATGTTTTGCTACGTGAGTGTTCATCAATCCCCGGTGAATCTCCCTATATTTGATTTGATCATCTTCCTCTGACAGTAAAGCAGCCGTTTCCACCCCTTTCAACCGAGCAGATTCCTTATTTGGggcttgttcttgttggTCGTCTTGGCTTCTGGACTTCGAGCATTTGTTGCGTGCTTTTTTCCTCGTCTATATCACCGACTCTCAAGACGAACGGTTTGGTGGAGAGGAAACGTGTCCGAGCACCCTTTGgtgctcgagaagcacTCTCAGGTCGTTTCTTGTGGCTCAGGATGTCTGAGCTGGCTCACCATGCATCTCCCGCTTCGTCTTGAGGCTATCGTCCTCGCCGTCATGATCATTCTCAACATAACTCCCCTCGTTGCTTTCTATTCCCTCTATGTCGGACACAACACCTATTTCGTCGGCACGGACGCCGTCAGTCGAAGATCACAGATCTTGCGGCACCTAGCAAATCGTTGCGCAATGCTCGCGATCGCACAGTTGCCCATGCTGATTTTGCTTGCAAGCAAGAGAACGCCGGTGGCACTGCTCAGCCAATTCTCGATGAACACATTAATGCTGTTCCATCGCTGGATCGCAAGGATGTGCTATCTGCACACGGTTGTCCACATTCTCGGCAATGCTCTCATCTTCCATTTCGGCATCGGATTCGTGGAGAGCCTCAAGATTCTGCCTGtgcagctcggcatcgttgCCACTGTCATGCTCTCCGGTCTCATATTCTTATCGTTAAGGACACTGCGAAAGAGGCACTACGAAGTGTTTGTTTTTCTCCATATCAGCATGGCCGTACTCCTGATTGTTTTCACGTATCTGCATATTAAGTTCCTCCACCAAGGTAGAGTAAGTATTCATGATTTCATGGTCTCATTTACCTCTGACAGTTCCAAGATGAAGTGGGTCAAGCTGACTCAGCCTTGGAGTTTTCCTTCTGGCGTTGACAGCTTGCATTGCAGATATTTGTCATCGAACTGACGGCGGGTCTGTGGGCCTTTGACAGACTTATTCGACTGTCGGGTCGGGTAGCTATGTCGCTTTCTTGGCGCTATGCTGACGGGTCTGGCGCCACTCGCAAAGCACAGCTCACGTCCTATGCTGACGGCGCATACACTCGTGTACGAATTCAAGTCCCTGCTTCTCGACTGCGACTTGCTCCTAGTGCCTCGAGTTCGCTTGTTAGCTCCTACATGAATCTCGAGGATGCAACAAAGCAGTGCTCTACCAGCAGTTCGAGATCACTCTGCAACGGTCCAATGCTTGCAGGAGCGCGTATAGGCGCTGGTGATGATGTTCGCATCACTATCCCGAGATTGCAATGGGTGGGCGATCATCCTTTCTCGGTTTTCGCAGTTGGACGCTGCAAGACCGGTAATCCCGATATGGGTtacgtcgatctcgtcatCCAGCGCCAAGCTGGTCTTACACAGAAGCTGTCCCAACTGGCTCAGGAGCTTTCGACCTACACGACAGACGAGTCTAGAAGACCAAGCGATATGTATTTGCAGCAAGCGGTTCGACGAAAAGGCCAACGTGTCAGAGTAGTTATCGATGGACCATTTGGCCGAAGCCCTTCTTTGGAGGGTGCTCAACACGCCATATTAGTTGCAGGAGGCATCGCAATCACATTCTGCTATCCGCTGCTTGTAAGAGCGGCGCGTGGAGAGTTCAACAGCCTCGAGACCTGCAAGCTTGTCTGGATCGTGCGAAACGAAGGCATTCTGGACGTACTTCGTGACAGCTTGTctgagctgcttgacgagATCCGAAACAGAGGCGGCAGTCGCTGTAGTCTTTCGATCGACATCTACACAACGGTCAAAGCTAGTGCACCTAGCCTTGGTGGGTCCATCGCAGTAGACATGAAGTCGGCGGCACAACTGCCCTCGAGACCTGAGGCGACACAGCTAAGATCGAAACTCATGAGCGCGGGCTCGACCTCGTCTATCGCAGCTTCTTCCAAGGAATTTGGTTCCAGTCATCAGGTATGGGAAGGTGTAGCGTACAAACGACGTCAAGAGCTCGATCTACTACCAGTCCTGCCACGGACCGCATCAAGGTATCAGCATGCCACCCTAGCAGCAGACGAGCAAAATACCTTCTACTATACCTCCGAGGACGGAATCGATACGCCCAAATTGTTCGACAACAGGTTCTCACCCGCCGCCGCTCGAAAGAGCTTCTCGGACTCGACTAGAGAAGTACTGCGGCAAAgcttctttctttcttccGCAGGTCAAtcttcaagctcgtcgatggcttCCAAGCGCTCGCTGCAAGGCGTCCAATCGTTCTTGTCGCAGGCGCAAGATGaaggcagcggcagcagtACTCCTAACTCGAACTATGCCGAGTCGTACGAAAGCCTTCACAGCATCGGTGGTCAGTTTGGGCACGGCCGCTACAGGAATGGCTACGCCGAGCCACATCCATATCGCGAAGGGAGCAAACACTCGAGTGCTGACAGTGTGTACAGCGTTCTTCAATACGACTCTCCCTCGTCGGCGCATCTTGTGCCAAAGTACTCGGCAACGCAAGAAGACCTTGAGCAAGGTCAGGACATGTCACAAGACGTCCTCTCACAAACCAAAGGAGACGCTTTGATCGCTATTAGGAGATTTCAGGGAAGGCCAAAGTCGATGGCAGCTTTGCATGACCACATTTTTCCGGATGACACTCCGCAGAGGATAGTCTTTGCGACGTGCGGACCTGCTGCCATGTGCGATGCCGTTAGAGCTGAAGTGGTAGCGATGCTCAAGAAGGGCACCGACGTGGCTCTGGTCGAAGACTGCTTCAATTGGTGAAGTTTTACCGTCTGGAGTTGGTTCCCACTGTGCCCGTATGCGGTTGATGGCATGTGGGTCGCTTCTTGTTCGTATGCAGGAGGCCGCTTTTTGTACAGTTCATGTCTCAAGtattcaatcgtgaattccaACTTGTGAATGTTGCTCCTCAGCAGCTAGCTCCTCCCATGCCTGGCAGCTTGATAACTCCGCTTGATTTTCGAACGATTCTTGAAGGCAACTTGGTGG of the Mycosarcoma maydis chromosome 2, whole genome shotgun sequence genome contains:
- a CDS encoding uncharacterized protein (related to FRE4 - Ferric reductase), producing the protein MIQKPWTLDARTYDRINKLPPAQRPYGLLSYQHFAYNSFKVPCFTAFVIYGLFLLLIMAAGANSLMAWGVPSLHLKIKQRLRLVRAYVFEHPLVKRKHASVVAFPFLKWLTLQLPLRGEALIVLLLSLINFLPLVAFYDLYLGNNQIYKGPTSKRDQICRHLADRTAVLGTSQLPLLILMASKRTPLAIMSGLSMNSLMLYHRWIARWFWLHILIHACAYTAIYVRRHRLSEVLEETYIIWGIVGLSMMSGLIFLSLRALRQRSYEIFVMLHIAMAFFAVLGTYLHIALIESPKFQIFKVLTEISAAMWAFDRVVRFAVRIWLSFSSPRLAASSTSPGTSLIKCATAQVRTYGSGSEYSRLRIFVPSSKLRLENQQSGLGGIVGIAGGDDIRITIPRLQWVGEHPFTVFGVGTLPENPAQGYIDLLIKTEAGLTRRLVRHVGKSNDVELADEQKKDSSVAVMVEGPFGVVPNIQEATELVLVAGGIAITFCWPLFVAAAKARDNSKLNSCKLIWIVRNQSTLMILQEAFDKLINELQVDDGLKGCQLSVDIYVTSNEQRAQIEPISGTTSSDAKSTPHSSRSSSSLSIKEKTPHGSESQIGETSIPSGESIGEVAELPRLSTQRQLCDIKAQGYSISDGTSHDPVQVRYFGGRPADLPTALFGHLEEKTLLDSRGLTVGLCGPASLCDDVRFETVSLLKRGIHVDLMEDCFTW
- a CDS encoding uncharacterized protein (related to FRE6 - Ferric reductase) codes for the protein MITPPWVLDSYALAHITKLPENQKQYGWATFEHYYYNSYKVPCFATFLIWGLFLLVVLASGLRAFVACFFPRLYHRLSRRTVWWRGNVSEHPLVLEKHSQVVSCGSGCLSWLTMHLPLRLEAIVLAVMIILNITPLVAFYSLYVGHNTYFVGTDAVSRRSQILRHLANRCAMLAIAQLPMLILLASKRTPVALLSQFSMNTLMLFHRWIARMCYLHTVVHILGNALIFHFGIGFVESLKILPVQLGIVATVMLSGLIFLSLRTLRKRHYEVFVFLHISMAVLLIVFTYLHIKFLHQGRIFVIELTAGLWAFDRLIRLSGRVAMSLSWRYADGSGATRKAQLTSYADGAYTRVRIQVPASRLRLAPSASSSLVSSYMNLEDATKQCSTSSSRSLCNGPMLAGARIGAGDDVRITIPRLQWVGDHPFSVFAVGRCKTGNPDMGYVDLVIQRQAGLTQKLSQLAQELSTYTTDESRRPSDMYLQQAVRRKGQRVRVVIDGPFGRSPSLEGAQHAILVAGGIAITFCYPLLVRAARGEFNSLETCKLVWIVRNEGILDVLRDSLSELLDEIRNRGGSRCSLSIDIYTTVKASAPSLGGSIAVDMKSAAQLPSRPEATQLRSKLMSAGSTSSIAASSKEFGSSHQVWEGVAYKRRQELDLLPVLPRTASRYQHATLAADEQNTFYYTSEDGIDTPKLFDNRFSPAAARKSFSDSTREVLRQSFFLSSAGQSSSSSMASKRSLQGVQSFLSQAQDEGSGSSTPNSNYAESYESLHSIGGQFGHGRYRNGYAEPHPYREGSKHSSADSVYSVLQYDSPSSAHLVPKYSATQEDLEQGQDMSQDVLSQTKGDALIAIRRFQGRPKSMAALHDHIFPDDTPQRIVFATCGPAAMCDAVRAEVVAMLKKGTDVALVEDCFNW
- the afu2 gene encoding arabinofuranosidase 2 translates to MKSLSLSWVTMALVLSTYMISSISAAPASSPPADAAASIPAVTYHVAGNPSRQSNFALAAFIETNINSGTDGGLYAEIIRNRAFQDNESNSRNKNNTLGQGTLLHWYGTSKSTKLSLSLDNSLSSALPQSAIVSGDKSHSCGIENAGFEGISVTTEPHMLSFYARSPTGQTVTVPVEVGLYSNDYSITFVRQIMLLELTSEWQQFQRTLTPTQASSNNDNVFAIKTSGACQDGFQINLVSLMPPTWEGTVARQDLAQALADIKPVFVRLPGGNDLEGNNIPSWFNWTNAIGDNKNRPGRTPTWTTSWNTEGLGLMELMDLTEKWGAEAILGVYAGYSLDSQAVPKGELGPYIQSALNQLHFLLDASGSWADLRKAQGREQPYKFRHVEIGNEDWLGAAIDTYGAYRWAAFRDAISKEFPQLNLIASTLKKGVEGAKAVDDHMYATPAQMLDFAEGMDATSRETPIWELEFAVINSGLTNDTDIYSGPGRLKHPTLIGALAEAAFLAAAERNGDIYYGAAYAPIFQNEGQNLTQWTPDLLSFNPGQMIRSTSYWIQYGWGNNPIKHIHDATLSTPTKASQIYHSFGSNGQGDLVAKLININGSPRNVQVQVGNGKKVSSFGARSWQVKGNDPQQANTIDDSEAVTPQTYTSSLPEGSTVGMDGSFTMTLPAYSATVVTVALS